The Glycine soja cultivar W05 chromosome 8, ASM419377v2, whole genome shotgun sequence genome has a window encoding:
- the LOC114424068 gene encoding uncharacterized protein LOC114424068: METVLPFEVEVPSLRILVESGLMESEWAQARLDQLNLIEGKRLAAMSHERFYQKWVKNAFDKKVRSCRFSEGDLVLKKVSQALKDNRGKWTPSYEGPFIVKKAFSRGALVLTNMDDEELPSPCGDLGHVASLPPKKLSRLVISSSKLDSASFSPVWASGQSPGHATSTRNYFGVGHTKGVEPCPY, translated from the exons ATGGAGACCgtgctaccgtttgaggtggaagtcccaTCATTAAGAATCTTGGTGGAGTCTGGATTAATGGAGTCGGAGTGGGCCCAAGCACGTTTAGACCAGCTCaatctcatagaaggcaagcgTCTGGCCGCTATGAGCCACGAGCGTTTTTACCAGAAATGGGTGAAGAATGCTTTCGACAAAAAGGTACGCTCATGCAGGTTCAGCGAAGGGGACCTGGTActgaagaaagtctcccaagcCCTAAAAGACAATAGGGGAAAGTGGACCCCGagctacgaagggcctttcatcGTAAAAAAAGCTTTCTCCAGAGGGGCCCttgtgctcaccaacatggatgacgaGGAACTACCTTCACCC TGCGGTGACCTTGGTCATGTGGCTTCGCTCCCTCCGAAGAAACTGAGTAGGTTAGTCATATCCTCGTCCAAATTGGATTCTGCAAGCTTCTCCCCTGTCTGGGCATCGGGCCAGTCTCCAGGCCACGCGACCTCAACCCGAAACTACTTCGGGGTTGGGCATACAAAAGGGGTGGAACCCTGCCCCTACTAG